One stretch of Oryzias latipes chromosome 7, ASM223467v1 DNA includes these proteins:
- the cd5l gene encoding CD5 antigen-like — MGFIVDGEIRLIGPNVCSGRVEVLHNGVWGTVCDDSWDLNDAAVACRQKGCGSALSALPLAYFGAGTGQIWLDDVLCKGNESDLSQCTHNGYGINNCGHGEDAGVICAADGEIRLIGPDLCSGRVEVLHNGVWGTVCDNGWDINDAAVVCRQMGCGSALSAPPLAYFGAGTGQIWLSYLLCTGSESDLSQCTYDGYGINNCIHSEDAGVICAEPIFPTFKKVVKMTLQIPPSLDLNDPAEQEDLLQQLSQKLKDQGVDGEVKLSWRKLPD; from the exons ATGGGGTTTATTG tggATGGTGAGATCAGGTTAATTGGTCCAAATGTGTGTTCTGGAAGAGTGGAAGTCCTCCATAACGGAGTGTGGGGAACAGTCTGTGATGATAGCTGGGACTTGAATGATGCTGCAGTGGCCTGTAGGCAGAAGGGCTGTGGATCAGCACTGAGTGCACTACCACTAGCATACTTCGGTGCAGGAACAGGACAGATCTGGCTTGATGATGTTCTCTGTAAAGGAAATGAAAGTGATCTGTCTCAGTGTACCCACAATGGATACGGGATTAACAACTGTGGACATGGCGAGGATGCTGGTGTCATTTGTGCAG CGGATGGTGAGATCAGGTTAATTGGTCCGGATCTGTGTTCTGGAAGAGTGGAAGTCCTCCATAACGGAGTTTGGGGAACCGTCTGTGATAACGGCTGGGACATAAATGATGCTGCAGTGGTCTGCAGGCAGATGGGCTGTGGATCAGCACTGAGTGCACCACCACTGGCATACTTCGGTGCAGGAACAGGACAGATCTGGCTTAGTTATCTTCTCTGTACTGGAAGTGAAAGTGATCTGTCTCAGTGTACCTACGATGGATACGGGATTAACAACTGTATACATAGCGAGGATGCTGGTGTCATTTGCGCAG AGCCTATCTTCCCAACTTTCAAGAAGGTGGTGAAGATGACGCTGCAGATCCCGCCCTCTTTGGACTTGAATGACCCTGCGGAACAGGAAGAcctgctgcagcag CTCAGTCAGAAGCTGAAAGACCAGGGAGTGGATGGAGAAGTGAAGCTGAGCTGGAGGAAGCTGCCAGACTGA